The Candidatus Babeliales bacterium DNA segment AGCCTTGTATTTGTGCACCTAATTTGCCGATAAAATTATTTCGCCCCTCCGCACCAGTAAATCCATATGAATAATATGTTTTCCCTTCTGGCTTCCAACCAATTCCACCTTCACCAAGCAAGACATCGGAATAAGTACCGTGTTCTGCATAATATGCTTTTTCTGCAGCATAGATAGAACTTAAATTCATGTATGCTTCAGCACGTTTTGCTTTGGCCAAAAAACGATTAAAGTTGGGAACAGCGATCATTGCAAGAAATGCCATAATCGCAATCACAACCATCAGCTCAATTAAACTAAAACCAGTTCGCTTCATTGAAA contains these protein-coding regions:
- a CDS encoding prepilin-type N-terminal cleavage/methylation domain-containing protein, giving the protein MKRTGFSLIELMVVIAIMAFLAMIAVPNFNRFLAKAKRAEAYMNLSSIYAAEKAYYAEHGTYSDVLLGEGGIGWKPEGKTYYSYGFTGAEGRNNFIGKLGAQIQGSRADKAGFVAVAAGDIDGDGDVDIITVDENNNIVIVRDDLT